GGAGCACAGCAGTTGGTAGGGAAGAGAGATATGGGCTCTGGTTCGATCCTACAGAGAACTATCACCAATACTCCATCCTGTGGAGCAATGAGAGGATCATGTAAGGTTAAATGTGTATATATAACTCTACATATAGATAACTATTAGCTTCTCAGGATTTCTCTCTTAAATTTAATGTTAATGGCAATCTACGTTCCTCATTATAACTTGTTATTGGAGTTATCttcttttctattctttttttttccattatGATTCGTCTTTCCAACTTTAAGCTATGTGCAGAGAAATTTACAAAACAATTCAGGCTGCAATTTACTTTTTTCTCTCTCACTAAATTTAAGtgcttttcttctttgtttttttctttgtctTGTTTAGGATATTTTGTCTAACAATTTTTAGTACTTGAACAGTTTATTAGTTAGCTTTACATGGTACAAGCAATATTATGGATGCTACTTGCTAAAAACTGCTTTACCTTTACTTTCTTATGCACAGAAGATAAATTACTAGAGAACAGAAATGACATCAATACCTAATTCATGACTGTGAAATGGAAATCACATGCATTCCatacttttatttattttgatgcatgctccTACTGTCCATATAATAATAACTGGATACATATTTAATTAACTACATATGTTTCCAGACTGTAACACGACATTATCAAATATTCATTTTCTACAACAAATTTTACATTGAAAACATCCTCATAGCATTTGGTATGATGAAGGAAATTTACAGAGCTATGTATAAGTAGATGTATGTTGAATCATTTGGTGCTGTCCTCAACACATTTCAGTGCAGAGAAAACAAACACCAAAGGAAAAAGAGGACGCATAAATCCATTCTAATACATTTGAATGAAACCTACATGGAATCTATTGTTAGTAGACTTGCAGACGCATTGCCTACAAAAACTTCAAAATTATAAGTCCATAATTTTATCAAGTTCTTTCTGTTCCTTGGGCAGATTTTATATTGACAACACCCCCATCAGGGAGGTGGTGAGGACCCAAACCATGGGTGGTGACTTCCCTTCAAAGCCCATGTCACTCTATGCCACAATATGGGATGGCTCCACCTGGGCCACTTCGGGCGGCCGCTACAAGGTCAACTACAAATTCGCCCCTTATGTCGTTGAGTTCACTGACCTTGTCCTCCATGGCTGCGTCGTTGATCCCAGTAACCATAACAGAGCCTGCCTGGAATCTAATGCTGGAGTTTACAATGCTATGATGATATCAACGGATCAACGGGCAGCGATGGAGAGGTTCCGAAAGAAACACATGACCTACTCTTACTGTCATGATCGCATCCGATACCCGACACCTTCTCCGGAGTGTACTCTTGGTCCCGAGACCGAGAGTTTCCTCATAATAGGCGAAGCAAGGTCCagttaccaccaccaccaccaccatggtAAGCGCAATGGCCGCAGCACAGTAGATGTAGCCCTTTGAGTCTAAGTGGTTATTTTTTTTGTGTCCCATGTATTCCAAGTATTCATAGTGATATAGCAAATTTATTTCAGGTAGAGAGTCACATCGTCTAGAATGACATATGTATAACCTAGTCTGTCCAAGCTTGTT
The window above is part of the Musa acuminata AAA Group cultivar baxijiao chromosome BXJ2-6, Cavendish_Baxijiao_AAA, whole genome shotgun sequence genome. Proteins encoded here:
- the LOC135614690 gene encoding probable xyloglucan endotransglucosylase/hydrolase protein 28, with protein sequence MASSSSPLFFYYLLLLGSALFLTNEATALPEVPNLTTLSFEEGYTQLFGDSNLILHQDGQTVHLSLDQRTGAGFASQGLYLHGFFSASIKLPADYAAGVVVAFYMSNGDVFEKTHDELDFEFLGNIRGREWRVQTNVYGNGSTAVGREERYGLWFDPTENYHQYSILWSNERIIFYIDNTPIREVVRTQTMGGDFPSKPMSLYATIWDGSTWATSGGRYKVNYKFAPYVVEFTDLVLHGCVVDPSNHNRACLESNAGVYNAMMISTDQRAAMERFRKKHMTYSYCHDRIRYPTPSPECTLGPETESFLIIGEARSSYHHHHHHGKRNGRSTVDVAL